Proteins encoded by one window of Nocardia goodfellowii:
- a CDS encoding HAD-IIIA family hydrolase, protein MNDSLDYSVVIPTTGRANLMLLLESLDRATGPKPREIIVVDDRPAGAALTLPPTEPPVRVVQSGGRGPAAARNAGWRQASGAWIAFLDDDVVIAADWAARLADDLRDLDAETAASTAQIEVPLPAHRRPTDEERGVAGLATARWITADMAYRRSALEEVGGFDERFPRAFREDADLAMRVCLAGYRIAAGERCTRHPVRNSGALASVRAQRGNADNALMRRKYGNRWRQRIGEGAGLLPRHALTTAAGALAVAFGIAGRKRAALGSAAVWTALTGDFAARRIAPGPRTPDEIGRMLLSSALIPPVACWHRLRGEVRHRHATHSSPLAVLFDRDDTLIVDVPYNADPTKVQPVPGAAAALRSIRTAGLRLGIVSNQSGVARGLISPDQLAAVNSRVEELLGPFGTWQVCVHGEDDGCGCRKPAPGLVHRAAAELGVDVRRCVLIGDTGADVDAATAAGARAILVPTARTLPEEVERAHREATVALDLTEAVRLAMAGVS, encoded by the coding sequence ATGAACGACAGCCTGGACTACAGCGTCGTCATCCCGACCACCGGCCGGGCGAATCTGATGCTGTTGCTCGAGTCGCTCGACCGGGCGACGGGCCCGAAGCCACGAGAGATCATCGTGGTCGACGATCGCCCGGCGGGTGCGGCGCTCACACTGCCGCCGACGGAGCCGCCGGTGCGGGTCGTCCAGTCCGGCGGCCGGGGACCGGCGGCCGCACGCAACGCCGGCTGGCGGCAGGCCAGCGGCGCCTGGATCGCCTTCCTCGACGACGACGTGGTGATCGCTGCGGATTGGGCCGCCCGTCTCGCCGACGATCTGCGCGACCTGGACGCGGAAACCGCGGCTTCCACCGCGCAGATCGAAGTGCCGCTGCCCGCGCACCGCCGGCCGACCGATGAGGAGCGCGGCGTCGCCGGACTGGCCACCGCACGGTGGATCACCGCCGATATGGCCTATCGCCGCTCCGCGCTCGAAGAGGTCGGCGGATTCGACGAACGGTTCCCGCGAGCCTTTCGGGAGGACGCCGACCTGGCGATGCGCGTCTGCCTGGCCGGTTACCGCATCGCGGCCGGGGAGCGATGTACACGTCATCCGGTCCGCAATTCCGGGGCGTTGGCCAGCGTGCGGGCCCAACGCGGGAACGCCGACAACGCGTTGATGCGACGTAAGTACGGCAACCGATGGCGTCAGCGCATCGGCGAAGGCGCCGGACTCCTGCCCCGCCACGCGCTCACCACCGCCGCGGGCGCGCTGGCCGTGGCGTTCGGTATCGCGGGACGCAAACGCGCCGCCCTCGGGTCGGCGGCGGTCTGGACCGCGTTGACCGGCGACTTCGCCGCACGACGGATCGCGCCGGGTCCTCGGACACCCGATGAGATCGGCCGAATGCTGTTGAGCAGTGCGCTGATTCCGCCGGTCGCGTGCTGGCACCGTCTGCGCGGCGAAGTGCGTCATCGGCACGCCACCCACAGTTCGCCGCTGGCGGTGCTCTTCGACCGGGACGACACCCTCATCGTCGATGTGCCATACAACGCCGATCCGACCAAGGTGCAACCGGTGCCCGGAGCCGCTGCCGCCCTCCGCTCGATCCGGACGGCTGGGCTGCGGCTCGGCATCGTGAGCAACCAATCCGGTGTCGCGCGTGGGCTGATCAGTCCAGATCAGCTCGCCGCGGTGAACTCTCGCGTGGAGGAGTTGCTCGGACCGTTCGGCACCTGGCAGGTCTGTGTGCACGGGGAAGACGATGGCTGCGGCTGCCGTAAACCCGCGCCCGGCTTGGTCCACCGGGCCGCGGCCGAGCTGGGAGTCGATGTCCGCCGATGCGTGCTGATCGGTGACACCGGCGCCGACGTCGATGCCGCGACCGCGGCGGGAGCGCGCGCGATCCTGGTACCCACGGCCCGGACGCTGCCCGAAGAGGTGGAGCGCGCGCACCGCGAGGCGACCGTGGCGCTGGACCTGACCGAAGCCGTCCGATTGGCGATGGCAGGTGTGTCGTGA
- a CDS encoding carbamoyltransferase family protein: MRILGINAVFHDPAAALIVDGEIVAAAEEERFTRRKHGKRPVPFSAWELPEQAAAWCLERGGIRPDQLDAVGYSYDPRLVDHSLGGLDQRSEETRTDYARRAPAFLAAALPGLDPSIVRFVRHHVAHAASAALAAPGGDSAVLVADGRGESQSYLAGEYRDGKFVELAAQQLPHSLGLMYEDLTEHLGFARSSDEYKVMALASYGTPRFLDEFRELIYTTGDGGFRTEPVDWASFAPAAKGGELGRDHADLTASVQRRLEDVLLELTSWLHEQTGQRHLTLAGGIALNCVANTRLYAEGPYDKIWVQPASGDAGTALGAALQLAAEFGERTTPMRGADLGREWTDEELENILRTAKVRYTRADDLAAEVAQALADDQVVAWFQGRAEFGPRALGHRSLLAHPGRAANLERLNDVKGREQFRPVAPMVLADRAPEIFRRGPLPSPYMLFVHDVEPAWRERIPAVTHVDGTARVQTVDPGDNPVLARMLSEFERRTGLPVVVNTSLNTAGRPMVDSPRDALECFGSAPIDLLAIGPFLVRR; this comes from the coding sequence GTGCGCATCCTCGGGATCAACGCGGTATTTCATGACCCTGCTGCTGCTCTGATCGTGGACGGCGAAATCGTGGCCGCCGCCGAGGAAGAGCGCTTCACGCGGCGCAAGCACGGCAAACGGCCGGTCCCGTTCTCCGCGTGGGAGTTGCCTGAACAAGCGGCCGCGTGGTGCCTGGAGCGCGGCGGCATCCGGCCGGACCAACTCGACGCCGTGGGCTACTCCTACGACCCACGGCTGGTCGATCATTCGCTGGGCGGCCTGGATCAGCGAAGCGAGGAGACCCGAACGGATTACGCGCGCCGGGCCCCCGCGTTTCTGGCGGCCGCGCTGCCGGGCCTGGACCCCTCGATCGTGCGTTTCGTGCGACATCACGTCGCGCACGCGGCGTCCGCGGCGCTGGCCGCCCCCGGCGGCGACTCCGCGGTCCTGGTGGCCGATGGACGCGGGGAGAGTCAGTCCTATCTCGCCGGTGAATATCGCGACGGCAAGTTTGTCGAGTTGGCGGCCCAGCAGTTGCCGCACTCGCTCGGCTTGATGTACGAGGACCTCACCGAACATCTCGGGTTCGCCCGATCCAGCGACGAATACAAGGTGATGGCCCTCGCCTCCTACGGCACACCGCGATTCCTCGACGAATTCCGGGAACTGATCTACACCACCGGTGACGGCGGCTTCCGCACGGAACCGGTGGACTGGGCGTCCTTCGCGCCCGCCGCGAAGGGTGGCGAACTCGGCCGGGACCACGCCGACCTGACGGCGAGCGTGCAGCGCCGACTGGAAGACGTACTGCTGGAATTGACCTCGTGGCTGCACGAGCAGACCGGACAGCGTCATCTCACCCTGGCCGGCGGCATCGCGCTCAACTGCGTCGCGAACACACGCCTGTACGCCGAAGGGCCGTACGACAAGATCTGGGTCCAGCCCGCGTCGGGTGACGCGGGCACCGCACTCGGCGCCGCCTTGCAGCTGGCCGCCGAATTCGGCGAGCGGACAACGCCGATGCGCGGAGCCGACCTCGGCCGCGAGTGGACCGACGAGGAACTGGAGAACATTCTGCGCACCGCGAAGGTGCGGTACACCAGGGCCGATGACCTCGCCGCCGAGGTGGCGCAAGCGCTCGCGGACGATCAGGTGGTCGCCTGGTTCCAAGGCCGGGCCGAGTTCGGCCCGCGCGCGCTCGGGCATCGTTCGCTGCTCGCGCATCCCGGCCGGGCGGCGAATCTGGAACGCCTCAACGACGTCAAGGGCCGGGAACAGTTCCGGCCGGTGGCGCCGATGGTGCTCGCCGATCGGGCGCCCGAGATCTTCCGGCGCGGACCGTTGCCGAGCCCGTACATGCTGTTCGTACACGACGTCGAACCCGCTTGGCGCGAACGCATTCCGGCCGTCACCCATGTGGACGGGACCGCCCGGGTGCAAACGGTCGACCCCGGCGACAACCCCGTGCTGGCCCGGATGCTGAGCGAATTCGAGCGGCGCACCGGGCTACCCGTGGTCGTCAATACGAGTCTGAACACCGCGGGACGCCCCATGGTGGACTCGCCGCGGGACGCGCTCGAGTGCTTCGGCTCCGCACCCATCGATCTGCTCGCCATCGGCCCGTTCCTGGTGCGGCGCTGA
- a CDS encoding UDP-glucuronic acid decarboxylase family protein: MTLPEHFDRALVTGGCGFVGSHLCEQLLDAGAAVVALDNFATSAPDNVAHLLDRTGFELVRHDVTEPLPALGSVDVVFHLASAASPPDYLRLPIETLRAGSLGTANALELAERHRARFVLASTSEVYGDPAVHPQTEQYWGHVNPIGPRSVYDEAKRYAEAWTMAVRRECGANTGIARIFNTYGPRMRTDDGRMVPTFIAQALSNAPLTIAGSGAQTRSLCYVEDTVRGLIALAAAEHPGPINIGNPHEVSVRELAAEIRAATGSESPLVQIDGAIDDPQRRCPDISLARRELGWWPTIDRAAGLRRTIDWFAARASQPLVQAPP, translated from the coding sequence ATGACATTGCCCGAACATTTCGATCGAGCGTTGGTGACCGGCGGTTGCGGCTTCGTCGGATCGCACCTGTGCGAGCAGCTACTCGACGCGGGCGCTGCCGTGGTCGCTCTCGACAACTTCGCCACCTCGGCCCCGGACAACGTGGCGCATCTACTGGACCGCACCGGCTTCGAGCTGGTGCGGCACGACGTCACCGAGCCGCTGCCGGCGTTGGGCTCCGTCGACGTCGTCTTCCATCTCGCCTCCGCCGCGTCCCCGCCGGATTATCTGCGGCTGCCGATCGAGACGTTGCGCGCCGGTTCCCTGGGCACCGCGAACGCCCTCGAGCTGGCCGAACGGCACCGCGCCAGGTTCGTGCTCGCCTCGACCAGTGAGGTGTACGGCGACCCGGCCGTCCACCCGCAGACCGAGCAATATTGGGGCCACGTCAACCCGATCGGGCCGCGCAGCGTCTACGACGAGGCGAAGCGGTATGCCGAGGCGTGGACCATGGCGGTCCGCCGGGAATGCGGCGCGAACACCGGAATCGCCCGCATCTTCAATACTTACGGCCCGCGGATGCGCACGGACGACGGGCGCATGGTGCCCACCTTCATCGCCCAGGCGCTGTCGAACGCGCCGTTGACCATCGCCGGCAGCGGTGCGCAGACCCGGTCACTGTGCTACGTCGAGGACACCGTGCGCGGCCTGATCGCACTGGCGGCGGCCGAACATCCGGGACCGATCAATATCGGCAATCCGCACGAAGTCTCGGTGCGCGAACTCGCGGCGGAAATCCGCGCGGCCACCGGCTCCGAGTCGCCGCTGGTCCAGATCGACGGCGCGATCGACGACCCGCAGCGGCGTTGTCCGGATATTTCGCTGGCCCGGCGGGAGCTGGGCTGGTGGCCCACCATCGACCGGGCAGCCGGGTTGCGCCGGACCATCGACTGGTTCGCCGCGCGCGCGTCCCAACCGCTGGTGCAGGCCCCGCCATGA
- a CDS encoding glycosyltransferase: MKIAMVSEHASPLAALGGVDAGGQNVHVAELSAALCRQGHDVTVYTRREDAASAGITTTEPGYRVIGVPAGPAHPLPKDELLPHMGEFGDFLREHWSQDPPDVVHAHFWMSGIAALAAAQPVEIPVVQTFHALGVVKRRYQGADDTSPADRIQLEQVIGEQADRIIATCTDEVFELARMGVPPARTSVIPCGVDLQQFTLDGPSASKTAPHRVVSVGRLVPRKGFDIAITALADLPDTELVLVGGPDDRDVAEDPEGRRLLALADELGVRDRLRMVGQVPRSEVPPLLRSADVVVCTPWYEPFGITPLEAMACGVPVVASAVGGLIDTVVDGVTGRLVTPRAPAELAAAVGDLLASPETRRAYGRAGHDRVHARYSWDRIARDTLREYRRVAAAGARAAGELRTGSAPDVGGVRASGFTDRR; the protein is encoded by the coding sequence ATGAAGATCGCGATGGTGTCCGAACACGCCAGTCCGCTCGCCGCGCTGGGTGGTGTCGATGCCGGTGGACAGAACGTGCATGTCGCGGAGCTGTCGGCCGCGCTGTGCCGGCAAGGGCACGACGTCACCGTCTACACCAGGCGCGAGGATGCCGCATCGGCGGGAATCACCACCACCGAGCCGGGCTATCGCGTGATCGGCGTGCCCGCCGGTCCCGCGCATCCCCTGCCGAAAGACGAATTGCTGCCGCATATGGGCGAATTCGGCGACTTCCTGCGCGAGCACTGGAGCCAGGACCCACCCGATGTGGTGCACGCGCATTTCTGGATGTCCGGGATCGCCGCCCTCGCGGCAGCACAACCGGTCGAAATCCCGGTAGTCCAAACCTTTCATGCCCTCGGCGTGGTGAAGCGCCGCTATCAGGGGGCCGACGACACCAGCCCCGCCGACCGGATCCAGCTCGAACAAGTGATCGGCGAACAAGCCGACCGCATCATCGCCACCTGCACCGACGAGGTCTTCGAACTCGCCAGGATGGGCGTGCCGCCCGCCCGGACGTCGGTGATTCCGTGCGGTGTCGATCTCCAGCAGTTCACCCTCGACGGCCCGAGCGCGTCGAAAACGGCCCCGCATCGGGTGGTCAGTGTCGGCAGGCTGGTGCCGCGCAAAGGTTTCGACATCGCGATCACCGCGCTCGCCGACCTGCCCGACACCGAGTTGGTGCTGGTCGGTGGCCCGGACGACCGCGACGTCGCCGAAGATCCGGAAGGCAGGCGGCTGCTGGCGCTGGCCGACGAGCTCGGTGTGCGCGATCGGCTGCGCATGGTGGGCCAGGTGCCGCGCAGCGAGGTACCACCATTGCTGCGGTCGGCGGACGTGGTCGTGTGCACGCCGTGGTACGAGCCGTTCGGCATCACCCCGTTGGAAGCGATGGCCTGCGGCGTACCCGTGGTGGCCAGTGCGGTCGGCGGACTGATCGACACCGTTGTCGACGGTGTCACCGGACGACTGGTCACACCGCGCGCACCCGCGGAACTCGCTGCGGCGGTCGGCGATCTGCTGGCCTCGCCGGAAACCCGCCGAGCCTACGGCCGGGCCGGACACGACCGCGTGCACGCTCGCTATTCCTGGGACCGGATCGCCCGGGACACCTTGCGTGAATACCGGCGGGTCGCCGCCGCGGGCGCACGCGCCGCAGGCGAGTTGCGCACCGGGTCCGCGCCGGACGTGGGTGGTGTTCGTGCCAGCGGATTCACGGATCGGAGATGA
- a CDS encoding glycosyltransferase — protein MAPTIRQLTVLLWHVHGSWTTSFVQGGHRYLLPVVDDGGPWGRGRCGRDWPATTEVHANDLRRAEPDLIVLQRPEELELAERWLGRRPGADIPAVYVEHNTPRPAAATTRHPLAERADIPIVHVTHFNELMWDNGRAPTRVVPHGIVDPGPLYTGELPHGVALINEPVRRGRITGSDLLPAFARHGPVDLYGIGADEFRPDTPAEHPIRGIGDFAQSVLHREMARRRVYLHTARWTSLGLSLLEAMHLGMPVVALATTEAPGAVPPEAGLVSADVTALTAKFQEFLHEPDLAVLAGKSGRQFALEHFGLDLFLRRWDAVLAELTDASSVPDRKAAS, from the coding sequence ATGGCCCCGACCATCCGACAGCTCACTGTGTTGCTGTGGCATGTGCACGGGTCTTGGACGACGTCGTTCGTCCAAGGCGGACACCGTTATCTCCTTCCCGTGGTGGACGACGGCGGACCGTGGGGACGCGGCCGATGCGGTCGCGACTGGCCCGCCACCACGGAGGTGCACGCGAACGACCTACGCCGCGCCGAGCCCGATCTGATTGTTCTGCAACGCCCGGAGGAGCTCGAACTCGCCGAGCGCTGGCTCGGCCGCCGGCCCGGCGCCGACATCCCGGCCGTCTATGTCGAGCACAACACCCCGCGCCCCGCCGCGGCCACCACCAGGCATCCGCTGGCCGAGCGCGCCGACATCCCGATCGTGCACGTCACCCATTTCAACGAGCTGATGTGGGACAACGGCCGCGCCCCCACCCGGGTCGTGCCGCACGGCATCGTCGATCCCGGCCCGCTGTACACCGGCGAACTTCCGCACGGCGTCGCGTTGATCAACGAGCCCGTGCGGCGCGGCCGGATCACCGGCAGTGATCTGCTGCCCGCCTTCGCCAGGCACGGACCGGTCGACCTGTACGGCATCGGAGCGGACGAATTCCGGCCGGACACCCCGGCCGAACATCCGATTCGGGGCATCGGCGACTTCGCGCAGTCGGTGCTGCACCGCGAGATGGCGCGGCGACGGGTGTATCTGCATACCGCGCGCTGGACTTCGCTCGGATTGTCACTGCTGGAAGCCATGCACCTGGGCATGCCGGTGGTGGCTTTGGCCACCACCGAGGCTCCCGGTGCGGTGCCGCCGGAAGCCGGCCTGGTTTCCGCCGATGTCACGGCGCTCACGGCGAAATTCCAGGAATTCCTGCACGAACCCGACTTGGCCGTGCTCGCGGGCAAATCCGGTCGGCAGTTCGCGCTGGAGCATTTCGGCCTCGACCTCTTCCTGCGCCGGTGGGACGCCGTACTCGCCGAGCTCACCGATGCAAGCAGCGTCCCCGACCGGAAGGCAGCCTCATGA
- a CDS encoding aldehyde dehydrogenase family protein, protein MSALEILDPEPGAAAGTVPGTDPADLDRCVRAANGVQTRWARTPAAERAAALRAGAALLRDHADELAELNEADTGRPQPEAREGVLAGAATLEQYAELGPVHRGKSLMGDFEATDLMVWEPRGVVVALTPWNDPVAVSCGLLGAALAVGNTVIYKPSERAPRTGQRLGELLAQPLPADVLQTVHGDGQVGALLAARTDVDVVAHVGSTATGRSIAKSVAATGAKALLENGGNDALIVDSGVSIGWAAEQAALGAFANAGQICVSVERIFVHRDVAADFLDALVAAAEAWDGAPLVDRRHRDHVHSHVRDAIEHGAELLTGGVVPPGDGAHYPPTVLTGCDPSMLIMRAETFGPVAPVRVVDSFEQAVAEAAADEYGLAATVLTPSMAHAQHAWRDLPVGTVKINAVFGGAPGGAAHPRRASGAGFGYGPELLDEMSQTKVVHLRPAP, encoded by the coding sequence ATGAGCGCACTCGAAATCCTCGACCCCGAACCCGGGGCCGCCGCCGGTACGGTGCCCGGAACCGATCCCGCCGACCTCGACCGGTGCGTACGAGCGGCCAACGGCGTCCAAACCCGATGGGCCCGAACACCTGCGGCGGAGCGGGCGGCCGCGCTGCGGGCCGGCGCCGCCTTGCTGCGTGATCATGCCGACGAACTCGCCGAGTTGAACGAGGCCGACACGGGACGGCCGCAGCCGGAGGCCAGGGAAGGCGTACTGGCCGGTGCGGCGACATTGGAGCAATACGCCGAATTGGGACCGGTGCATCGGGGAAAAAGTCTGATGGGAGACTTCGAGGCTACCGACCTCATGGTCTGGGAGCCGCGCGGAGTCGTCGTCGCCCTGACACCCTGGAACGACCCCGTGGCGGTGTCCTGCGGTTTGCTCGGCGCCGCGCTCGCGGTCGGTAACACGGTCATCTACAAGCCGAGCGAACGCGCACCGCGGACCGGTCAGCGCCTCGGCGAACTGCTCGCCCAGCCGCTGCCCGCTGACGTGCTGCAGACCGTGCACGGTGACGGGCAGGTCGGTGCCCTCCTCGCCGCGCGGACGGACGTGGATGTGGTCGCACACGTCGGCAGCACGGCCACCGGCCGGTCGATCGCGAAGAGCGTTGCCGCCACGGGAGCCAAGGCGCTGCTGGAAAACGGCGGCAATGATGCCCTCATCGTGGATTCCGGCGTCTCGATCGGCTGGGCCGCCGAACAAGCCGCCCTGGGCGCGTTCGCGAACGCGGGTCAGATCTGCGTGTCCGTCGAACGGATATTCGTGCACCGCGACGTCGCGGCGGACTTCCTGGACGCGCTGGTCGCCGCCGCCGAGGCCTGGGACGGAGCGCCCTTGGTGGACCGCCGTCATCGTGACCACGTGCACTCCCACGTGCGGGACGCGATCGAGCACGGGGCCGAACTGCTGACCGGCGGCGTCGTGCCGCCCGGCGACGGCGCGCACTATCCGCCGACGGTGCTGACCGGCTGCGATCCGAGCATGCTGATCATGCGTGCCGAAACCTTCGGTCCGGTCGCGCCCGTCCGGGTCGTGGACAGCTTCGAACAGGCCGTCGCGGAGGCCGCCGCCGACGAATACGGGCTGGCCGCGACCGTACTCACCCCGTCGATGGCCCATGCCCAGCACGCCTGGCGCGACCTCCCGGTCGGCACGGTGAAGATCAACGCCGTGTTCGGCGGCGCACCCGGTGGGGCCGCGCATCCACGCCGGGCCAGCGGCGCCGGATTCGGTTACGGGCCGGAACTACTCGACGAGATGAGCCAGACCAAAGTCGTGCACTTGCGCCCTGCCCCCTGA
- a CDS encoding polysaccharide pyruvyl transferase family protein, which yields MRVLVTGWPSFLHGEATAGDVLSMSRVCDALHAADVPYDTAWSPVYRSDGLHLADADSGRYSHLVFVCGPAHGEQVRSLHERYANCRRIAVGVSILDPDDAAVTGFHRVLPRDGLSRPRPDMAVAARTVHVPVVGAVFAPGQAEYGTARRHETVHEALTRWLAELDCARLPLDTRLAPDDWRQCRTPDQLASVFARLDAVVTTRLHGLVLGLRAGVPVLAVDPIAGGGKVSAQAQALNWPALIPAERAVEPGAFDRWWQWCLSPAGRARAGRRDFPAVDALTADLLDELRAGQPS from the coding sequence ATGCGTGTACTCGTCACCGGTTGGCCGAGCTTTCTGCACGGTGAGGCGACCGCGGGGGACGTGTTGAGCATGAGCCGGGTGTGCGACGCGCTGCACGCGGCCGATGTGCCCTACGACACGGCGTGGAGCCCGGTATACCGTTCCGACGGCTTGCATCTGGCCGACGCCGACTCCGGCCGCTATTCGCATCTGGTGTTCGTCTGCGGGCCCGCGCACGGAGAACAGGTGCGGTCCCTGCACGAGCGATATGCGAATTGCCGGCGCATCGCCGTGGGGGTGTCGATTCTCGATCCAGACGACGCCGCCGTGACCGGATTCCATCGCGTGCTGCCGCGCGACGGTCTGTCGAGGCCCCGGCCGGACATGGCCGTCGCCGCCCGCACCGTGCATGTTCCGGTGGTCGGCGCGGTCTTCGCTCCCGGGCAGGCCGAGTACGGAACCGCCCGTCGCCACGAGACGGTGCACGAAGCGCTGACGCGCTGGCTAGCCGAACTCGACTGCGCGCGACTACCCCTCGACACCCGGCTCGCGCCCGATGATTGGCGCCAATGCCGCACGCCCGACCAGCTCGCGTCGGTGTTCGCCCGCCTCGACGCCGTGGTCACCACGCGCCTGCACGGCTTGGTGCTGGGACTGCGCGCGGGCGTCCCGGTTCTGGCCGTGGATCCGATCGCGGGCGGCGGAAAAGTCAGCGCGCAGGCGCAGGCGCTGAACTGGCCCGCGCTGATTCCCGCCGAACGCGCTGTCGAGCCCGGTGCGTTCGATCGTTGGTGGCAGTGGTGCCTGTCCCCGGCCGGGCGGGCGCGGGCCGGCCGCCGCGACTTTCCGGCCGTCGACGCGTTGACCGCGGACCTGCTCGACGAACTGCGCGCAGGACAGCCGTCGTGA
- a CDS encoding glycosyltransferase family 2 protein, with the protein MSPSATAKTTVVIATRNRAAELSRTLRELTALRPCPPIVLVDNASTDDTVDAAAAFEGVEIVRLPDNLGAAARNIGVARAKTPYVAFSDDDSWWADDALPTAERMLDEHPRLGLIAGRTLVGAEHRDDPVNELMAHSPLGHPPGLPGPLVLGFLACAAVVRKEAYQRAAGFSSLLHFGAEERLLSLDLAADGWHLCYVPHVRAHHHPSRRRPPPPWRRRVEQRNNALITWMRRPWRRCIAETSRLLGRAVRDPETLLVVGGLVRRLPRALAQRRQLPPEVERGARTLELLHERK; encoded by the coding sequence GTGAGCCCCTCGGCCACGGCGAAGACGACTGTCGTCATCGCCACCCGCAACCGCGCCGCCGAACTGTCGCGCACCTTGCGCGAGTTGACCGCGTTGCGTCCCTGTCCGCCGATTGTGCTGGTGGACAACGCATCCACCGACGACACCGTCGATGCCGCGGCGGCGTTCGAGGGTGTGGAGATCGTCCGGCTGCCGGACAACCTCGGCGCGGCGGCGCGCAATATCGGCGTCGCCAGGGCCAAGACGCCCTATGTCGCGTTCAGTGACGACGACTCCTGGTGGGCCGACGACGCGCTGCCGACCGCCGAGCGGATGCTGGACGAGCATCCACGACTCGGTCTCATCGCGGGACGCACCCTGGTCGGCGCGGAGCACCGGGACGATCCGGTCAACGAGCTGATGGCGCACAGCCCGCTCGGTCATCCGCCGGGTCTGCCCGGCCCGCTGGTGCTCGGCTTCCTGGCCTGTGCCGCGGTCGTCCGCAAGGAGGCCTACCAGCGGGCCGCCGGATTCAGTTCGCTGCTGCACTTCGGAGCCGAAGAACGCTTGCTGTCGCTCGACCTCGCGGCCGACGGCTGGCACCTCTGCTACGTCCCGCACGTGCGGGCCCACCACCATCCGTCGCGGCGGCGGCCCCCGCCACCGTGGCGCAGGCGTGTCGAACAGCGCAACAACGCGCTGATCACCTGGATGCGGCGGCCGTGGCGGCGATGTATCGCGGAAACCTCCCGGCTGCTCGGCCGGGCCGTGCGCGACCCCGAAACGTTGCTGGTGGTAGGGGGTCTCGTCCGTCGCCTGCCGCGGGCGCTGGCCCAGCGCCGCCAGTTGCCGCCGGAGGTAGAACGCGGGGCGCGGACGCTCGAACTTCTCCATGAAAGGAAGTGA
- a CDS encoding glycosyltransferase family 2 protein: protein MATDRMTVVIITRDRREQLLETLAHMTGLPDAAPIIVADNGSTDGTADAVAAAFPTVQLLRSRENLGAVARNLAVERATTPYVAFCDDDTQWQPGSLTRAADLLDEYPGLASVTGRCLVEPDLHEDPITPELRESPISGPEWLPGPALLGVMAGLSAFRVNAFQQVGGFSDRLWFGGEEELLALDLAAHGWWMCWVEDMVIHHAPSQRRDSTHRRRLGIRNTLWTMWLRRPARSALRRSAVVLKSAPADRTTAGAVLDTLRGLPWVLRERAVVPPHIEAGLVLLEDSQRSSRARRYVG, encoded by the coding sequence ATGGCCACGGACCGAATGACGGTCGTCATCATCACCCGCGACCGGCGCGAGCAACTGCTGGAAACCCTCGCGCACATGACCGGGCTGCCCGATGCCGCGCCGATCATCGTCGCGGACAACGGCTCCACCGACGGCACCGCGGACGCGGTCGCGGCGGCGTTCCCCACTGTCCAGTTGCTGCGCTCGCGGGAGAACCTGGGCGCGGTGGCCCGGAATCTCGCCGTCGAGCGTGCGACCACGCCGTATGTGGCGTTCTGCGATGACGACACCCAGTGGCAGCCGGGATCTCTGACGCGCGCGGCCGATCTGCTCGACGAGTATCCCGGGCTGGCTTCGGTGACGGGACGATGCCTGGTCGAGCCGGATCTGCACGAGGATCCGATCACGCCCGAGCTTCGCGAGTCGCCGATTTCGGGGCCGGAGTGGCTCCCCGGGCCCGCGCTGCTCGGAGTGATGGCCGGTCTGTCGGCTTTCCGGGTCAATGCGTTCCAGCAGGTCGGCGGCTTCTCCGACCGCCTGTGGTTCGGTGGTGAGGAGGAGTTGCTCGCCCTCGACCTCGCGGCGCACGGCTGGTGGATGTGCTGGGTGGAGGACATGGTCATCCATCACGCGCCGTCGCAGCGACGGGATTCCACCCATCGCCGTCGTCTCGGTATTCGAAACACGTTGTGGACCATGTGGTTACGACGTCCGGCGCGCAGCGCCCTCCGGCGGTCCGCCGTGGTGCTGAAGTCCGCTCCGGCCGACCGGACCACGGCCGGAGCCGTCCTCGACACCTTGCGGGGGTTGCCCTGGGTGCTGCGCGAACGCGCGGTCGTCCCCCCGCACATCGAGGCCGGTCTGGTGCTGCTAGAGGATTCGCAGCGCAGTTCGCGCGCGCGGCGTTATGTCGGCTGA